One genomic window of Spiroplasma endosymbiont of Diplazon laetatorius includes the following:
- a CDS encoding ribonuclease J, translating to MADIKFMALGGQDERGKNIFVISVNDNLYIFDAGIKFPERSVLGIDVIIPNFEYLKANAKKIKGIFLSNPSSNNSGAISYILREIDVPVYCNELTTTILKYRNMKYRIKNRENNFKIINHKDVVSFGDVKIEAFRTTAAFPESFGFAMHTEDGVIVYAGDYIIDGNEQSYFSTDMNHLNQIAQKGVLALISDAEYASRIGYTVPNHRIDKFIAAPMKDKKRRLILGMFEEDVFKLFEIIKQAKANDRKIAVYGKTITKVVESKVIQHSLQISEKDIISIEEFMKSEDGILMLTGAGDLLYTRLAKIAAGNDDKVEFTENDTIILATPPAAGVEKRHAEILDELARTNAKLISLSDKNIWSMRASYEDIKLMTRIMKPKSFIPIKGLYKDFLSAERAAIEAGVEKKNIQLINNGQILKISEEGKLIIASDSIKTADVYVDGIGVGDIGAVVLNERKQLATDGAVIIGANVNSKTKDLISLIDIQMRGVIYITEENPIFKLMQKQIIDILDKYKNESKTNPNAYDLNAIKKEIVSRIRTTLKQETGKQPIVLVIINELDGSFFEPRQNKPRNS from the coding sequence ATGGCAGATATTAAATTTATGGCCCTTGGTGGTCAAGACGAAAGAGGAAAAAATATTTTTGTTATCAGTGTTAATGATAACCTATATATATTTGATGCAGGGATTAAATTCCCTGAAAGAAGTGTTTTAGGAATAGATGTAATAATACCTAACTTCGAATACTTAAAAGCTAATGCTAAAAAAATTAAAGGAATATTCCTTTCAAATCCAAGTTCAAACAACTCTGGCGCAATAAGTTATATTTTAAGAGAGATAGATGTACCGGTTTATTGTAATGAACTTACAACTACAATATTAAAATACAGAAACATGAAATATAGAATCAAAAACAGAGAAAACAACTTCAAAATAATAAATCATAAAGATGTTGTTTCGTTTGGTGATGTTAAAATTGAAGCCTTTAGAACTACAGCTGCTTTCCCAGAATCATTTGGATTTGCAATGCATACTGAAGATGGTGTTATTGTTTATGCTGGAGATTACATAATTGATGGAAATGAGCAATCATATTTTTCAACAGATATGAATCACTTAAACCAAATAGCACAAAAAGGTGTTCTTGCTTTAATTAGTGATGCTGAGTATGCTTCAAGAATCGGTTATACAGTACCAAATCACAGAATTGATAAATTCATAGCAGCTCCTATGAAAGACAAAAAAAGACGTTTAATCTTAGGAATGTTTGAAGAGGACGTATTTAAATTATTTGAAATAATTAAACAAGCTAAAGCAAATGATAGAAAAATAGCTGTATATGGAAAAACAATTACAAAAGTAGTTGAATCAAAAGTAATACAACACAGTTTACAAATATCTGAAAAAGATATTATAAGTATTGAAGAATTTATGAAATCAGAAGACGGAATATTAATGTTAACTGGTGCAGGAGATCTTCTTTACACAAGGCTTGCTAAAATAGCTGCAGGAAATGATGATAAAGTGGAATTTACAGAAAATGATACAATTATATTAGCAACACCTCCAGCAGCTGGAGTTGAAAAAAGACATGCAGAAATCTTAGATGAACTTGCAAGAACTAATGCTAAATTAATTTCATTAAGTGATAAAAATATTTGATCAATGAGAGCTAGTTATGAAGATATTAAATTAATGACTAGAATAATGAAACCCAAATCATTTATACCAATAAAAGGTTTATACAAAGACTTCTTAAGTGCAGAAAGAGCTGCAATTGAAGCTGGGGTTGAAAAGAAAAATATTCAATTAATTAATAATGGGCAAATTTTAAAAATATCTGAAGAAGGTAAATTAATTATCGCATCTGACTCAATTAAAACAGCTGATGTTTATGTTGATGGTATAGGTGTTGGAGATATTGGTGCTGTTGTTTTAAATGAAAGAAAACAATTAGCAACTGATGGAGCTGTAATAATTGGAGCAAATGTTAACAGCAAAACTAAAGACTTAATTTCCTTAATTGATATACAAATGCGTGGAGTTATTTACATTACTGAAGAAAATCCAATTTTCAAATTAATGCAAAAACAAATCATAGATATTTTAGATAAATATAAAAATGAATCTAAAACAAATCCAAATGCATATGATTTAAATGCAATTAAAAAAGAAATAGTTTCAAGAATTAGAACAACTCTAAAACAAGAAACTGGTAAACAACCAATAGTGTTAGTTATTATTAATGAATTAGATGGTTCATTCTTTGAACCAAGACAAAACAAACCAAGAAACTCATAG
- a CDS encoding DNA translocase FtsK codes for MNNFNGQNNQNDNDRTRAFTIHKKQRKADSVSWIVCALLLFFINLMSIGRITIVGQFIDDIIFNLPFGWFKYFLYLLFFIIDFAIYFGIKFKPKKRFIAMVVLTWIVLCWIISSILFIVAHHVSPETFKIEKVWSPSILKDSVASYLSNWKANSLFTEGNGDIWIADPSTYFTFWAGGGLIGTVLSGIAAYTSIYFGLVIAILFFSLDMIWIFTGDAFYFLKPKGKRTGSRLRILSLKNDRMNKNAFSKPKKKKRNGTIFSIINLEDDETFDERQILASVKESDITIELPSFNRHNERNIYEEVNTDFYNDDFANLELESYNYEQNYKDDYIQQPNQGMNRVVDFNLDKVREEAKFRAESIIKEEPIYTPLRDRVNDYEFDIPLPKESKYGQISTEQAREQLAKETNITPFGANGKTQELVKSKTKKDKHDDSLNGQITLDHFISESKKEKEEEKKRIEDYGDYTSPMQENLARSIVYSSNVYPSRNSYNNSQTIEVNTNKAVEREQFVNDAYQLPSIDILKESSINLRAQEEIKMAAKEKAERINETFRQFGVKASVKDMSIGPSVIKFEVHPEPGTKVNSITSLENDLKLALASQNVRIEAPIQGKAAVGIEVPNDNPEVVPMRGVIESTPIVKMGNKLLFAIGKTVTGDLLFGELDKMPHLLVAGSTGSGKSVMINGIISSILMRAKPHEVKFLMIDPKKVELSVYSSIPHLLAPVISDMNIANSALKKVINEMERRYALFTTHGVKNIAGFNAKQTSSASKIPYFVIIIDELADLMMTSNKKDVEESIMRLTQLSRAAGIHLIVATQRPSTDVITGVIKSNIPVRIAFSVTSAIDSRTILDSGGADKLIGRGDLLYTIPGGNSLVRAQGAFISDEEIENLVRHCSSQQQQVFEAEFLKEDEEDYTVSVGGSRDSMFDEIKNYVIRSQKASTSLIQRKFNIGYNRAARIIDELEMSGIIGPQNGSKPREVYIKTEDIY; via the coding sequence ATGAATAATTTCAATGGGCAAAATAATCAAAATGATAATGACCGCACAAGAGCTTTTACTATTCATAAAAAACAAAGAAAAGCTGATTCTGTTTCTTGAATAGTGTGTGCTTTATTATTATTTTTCATAAACTTAATGTCAATAGGGAGAATTACCATAGTTGGTCAATTCATAGATGACATAATTTTTAATTTACCTTTTGGATGATTTAAGTATTTCCTATACTTACTATTCTTCATCATAGACTTTGCCATCTATTTCGGTATTAAATTTAAACCTAAAAAAAGATTTATAGCAATGGTTGTATTAACTTGAATAGTTCTTTGCTGAATAATATCTTCTATATTGTTTATAGTTGCTCACCATGTAAGTCCAGAAACTTTCAAAATAGAAAAAGTTTGATCACCTTCAATATTAAAAGACTCTGTAGCTTCTTATTTAAGTAATTGAAAAGCTAACTCATTATTTACAGAAGGTAATGGAGATATTTGAATTGCAGATCCAAGTACTTACTTTACTTTTTGAGCTGGTGGAGGATTAATTGGAACAGTTCTTTCTGGTATTGCAGCATATACTTCAATTTACTTTGGATTAGTAATAGCAATTTTATTTTTCTCATTAGATATGATTTGAATATTTACTGGAGATGCATTTTATTTCTTAAAACCAAAAGGAAAAAGAACAGGAAGCAGACTTAGAATCCTATCTTTAAAAAATGATAGAATGAATAAAAATGCATTTTCAAAACCTAAAAAGAAAAAAAGAAATGGTACTATTTTTAGCATAATAAATTTAGAAGATGATGAGACATTCGATGAAAGACAAATATTAGCTTCTGTTAAAGAATCTGATATAACAATTGAACTTCCAAGTTTTAATAGACACAATGAAAGAAACATTTATGAAGAAGTTAATACAGACTTCTATAATGATGACTTTGCAAATTTAGAATTGGAAAGTTATAACTATGAACAAAATTATAAGGATGACTATATTCAACAACCAAACCAAGGTATGAATAGAGTTGTGGATTTTAACTTGGATAAAGTTAGAGAAGAAGCTAAATTTAGAGCTGAATCAATAATAAAAGAAGAACCAATTTATACTCCTTTAAGAGATAGAGTGAATGATTACGAATTTGATATTCCTTTACCTAAGGAATCAAAATATGGTCAAATTTCTACTGAACAAGCTAGAGAACAATTAGCAAAAGAAACTAATATAACTCCTTTTGGTGCAAATGGTAAAACTCAAGAATTAGTTAAATCAAAAACTAAAAAAGACAAACATGATGATAGTTTGAATGGTCAAATTACTTTAGATCATTTTATAAGTGAGTCTAAAAAAGAAAAAGAAGAAGAGAAAAAAAGAATTGAAGATTATGGAGATTACACTTCTCCTATGCAAGAAAATCTTGCAAGAAGTATAGTTTATTCTTCAAATGTATATCCTTCAAGAAACAGTTATAATAATTCTCAGACAATTGAAGTTAACACTAATAAAGCTGTTGAAAGAGAACAATTTGTAAATGATGCTTATCAATTACCTTCAATTGATATTCTTAAAGAAAGTTCTATCAATTTAAGAGCTCAAGAAGAAATTAAAATGGCAGCTAAGGAAAAAGCTGAAAGAATTAATGAAACATTTAGACAATTTGGTGTTAAAGCTTCTGTTAAAGATATGAGTATTGGACCAAGTGTTATTAAATTTGAAGTTCACCCTGAACCAGGAACCAAAGTTAACAGTATTACTTCATTAGAAAATGATTTAAAACTAGCATTAGCAAGTCAAAATGTTAGAATTGAAGCTCCAATTCAAGGTAAAGCTGCAGTTGGAATTGAAGTTCCAAATGATAATCCTGAAGTTGTTCCAATGAGAGGTGTTATTGAAAGTACACCAATTGTAAAAATGGGAAACAAACTATTGTTTGCAATTGGTAAAACAGTAACAGGAGATCTTCTATTTGGTGAATTAGATAAAATGCCACACTTACTTGTTGCTGGATCAACAGGTAGTGGAAAATCAGTTATGATAAATGGTATTATTTCATCAATTCTTATGAGAGCAAAACCTCATGAAGTAAAATTCTTGATGATTGACCCTAAAAAAGTTGAATTATCAGTATACTCTTCAATTCCACATTTACTAGCACCTGTTATAAGTGATATGAATATTGCTAACAGTGCTCTTAAAAAAGTTATAAATGAAATGGAAAGAAGATATGCACTATTTACAACTCATGGAGTTAAAAATATAGCAGGATTTAATGCAAAACAAACTTCATCTGCAAGCAAAATTCCTTACTTTGTAATAATTATCGATGAGCTAGCAGACTTAATGATGACTTCAAACAAAAAAGATGTTGAAGAATCAATAATGAGACTTACTCAACTTTCTAGAGCTGCAGGTATTCACTTGATAGTTGCAACTCAAAGACCTTCAACAGATGTTATTACAGGAGTAATTAAATCTAATATACCTGTAAGAATAGCTTTTTCAGTTACATCTGCAATTGATTCAAGAACAATTCTTGATTCAGGAGGAGCTGACAAACTTATCGGTAGAGGGGACTTGTTATATACAATCCCTGGAGGAAATTCACTTGTAAGAGCACAAGGAGCATTTATAAGTGATGAAGAAATTGAAAACTTAGTTAGACATTGTTCTAGTCAACAACAACAAGTATTTGAAGCTGAATTCTTAAAAGAGGATGAAGAAGATTACACTGTGTCTGTGGGTGGTTCAAGAGACTCTATGTTTGATGAAATAAAAAATTATGTAATAAGAAGTCAAAAAGCTTCTACAAGTTTAATTCAAAGAAAGTTCAATATCGGTTACAATAGAGCAGCTAGAATAATTGATGAACTTGAAATGAGTGGTATTATTGGACCACAAAATGGTTCAAAACCAAGAGAAGTTTACATTAAAACTGAAGATATATATTAA
- the uvrC gene encoding excinuclease ABC subunit UvrC, which translates to MDNIVKNLPEKPGCYLYKNKDNKIIYVGKAKNLKKRVSSYFNKAHNFKTTQLVRDIVDIETIVTDNEKESLILEQNLIKKYRPRYNIVLNDDKKYPYIAITKEKDPVYVYTRNYDNKNQISFGPLPDGTSARNILKTLERIYPLRRCKGNLGKPCIHFHIDQCSGACFKDVENSYYENQINNVKNFFNRTNDDFKNKLEEKMFIASDNLQFEEAQRIKDIISHLNFSVTEQFVDFNDNLNRDVFNYYETEEYISFVVLFYRSGKLILKDQVIIKNKSQDIESLFENFIMQIYAKNMLPDYIVIPQTLENTSLQLLFKDKITYGNDESSLKILELAKNNAQEYIRQEELYKSQRSISKEELLDKLQKTLKLPKYPYHIEMFDVANILDEFVTGAMVVFKGGQPSFNDFRKYNIIIEEKGDFQRMQNMIYRRYQKDLGQEINLPDLIIMDGGKIQVHAAKSQLELLDLDIPVIGLVKNDKHKTEYILDTNEQEIILDKSSEEFKFLELIQNRVHNYAIASFRKKQAKSFSKDDLSSIKGIGEKMIKKINELYPSRMDFYNASQEEIKKIVKKDEIVIAVKELKNKIENKK; encoded by the coding sequence ATGGACAATATAGTTAAAAATTTACCAGAAAAACCTGGATGTTATTTATATAAAAATAAAGACAATAAAATAATCTATGTTGGTAAAGCTAAAAACTTAAAAAAGAGAGTTTCTAGTTATTTTAATAAAGCTCACAACTTTAAAACTACTCAATTAGTAAGAGATATAGTTGATATAGAAACAATAGTTACTGATAATGAAAAAGAATCTTTGATCCTTGAACAAAATTTAATAAAAAAATATAGACCAAGATACAATATCGTTTTAAATGATGATAAAAAATACCCATATATTGCAATAACTAAAGAAAAAGATCCTGTTTATGTATATACAAGAAACTATGATAACAAAAATCAAATATCTTTTGGACCTTTACCAGATGGAACAAGTGCTAGAAATATATTAAAGACATTAGAGAGAATTTATCCTTTAAGAAGATGTAAAGGTAATTTAGGAAAGCCTTGTATTCATTTTCATATTGACCAATGTTCTGGAGCTTGTTTTAAAGATGTTGAAAATAGTTATTATGAAAATCAAATAAACAATGTTAAAAACTTCTTTAATAGAACTAATGATGATTTTAAAAATAAATTAGAAGAAAAAATGTTCATTGCTTCAGACAATCTTCAGTTTGAAGAAGCTCAAAGAATAAAAGATATCATAAGTCACTTAAATTTTTCTGTAACAGAGCAATTTGTTGATTTTAATGACAATTTAAACAGAGATGTTTTTAATTACTATGAAACAGAAGAATATATATCATTTGTAGTTTTATTCTACAGAAGCGGAAAATTAATATTAAAAGATCAAGTTATCATCAAAAATAAATCACAAGACATAGAATCTCTATTTGAGAACTTTATTATGCAAATATATGCAAAGAATATGTTGCCTGACTATATAGTTATTCCTCAAACTCTTGAAAACACAAGTTTACAATTATTATTTAAAGATAAAATAACTTATGGAAATGATGAATCAAGTCTAAAGATTTTAGAGCTTGCTAAAAATAATGCTCAAGAATATATAAGACAAGAAGAATTATATAAAAGTCAAAGATCAATAAGTAAAGAAGAACTATTAGATAAATTACAAAAAACTTTAAAATTACCAAAATACCCTTATCATATAGAAATGTTTGACGTTGCAAATATTTTAGATGAATTTGTAACTGGGGCAATGGTTGTTTTTAAAGGTGGCCAACCAAGTTTTAATGACTTTAGAAAATATAATATCATCATTGAAGAAAAAGGTGATTTTCAAAGAATGCAAAACATGATATACAGAAGATATCAAAAAGATTTGGGACAAGAAATCAATTTACCAGATCTTATAATTATGGATGGCGGTAAAATCCAAGTTCATGCTGCTAAATCACAATTAGAATTATTAGATTTAGACATACCCGTGATTGGATTAGTTAAAAACGATAAACATAAAACAGAATATATTTTAGACACTAATGAACAAGAAATCATATTAGATAAATCTTCTGAAGAATTTAAGTTTTTAGAATTAATTCAAAATAGAGTTCACAACTATGCAATAGCAAGTTTCAGAAAGAAACAAGCTAAATCATTTTCTAAAGATGATCTTTCTTCAATAAAAGGTATTGGAGAAAAGATGATAAAGAAAATTAATGAATTATATCCTTCAAGAATGGATTTTTATAATGCTTCTCAAGAAGAAATTAAAAAAATAGTAAAAAAAGATGAAATAGTTATTGCTGTTAAAGAATTAAAAAATAAAATAGAAAACAAAAAATAG
- the greA gene encoding transcription elongation factor GreA, with translation MTDKDIILTAEGLQELKDELAHLINNVRPQVIEELVEARAQGDLSENADYDAARNRQAEVEARIKEVEAMLSKAKIIEDTNSKNKEVKIGSQVTFTSQKTKKDMTVKIVGAIEADPFENKISNESPLAKAMMGKVVGDSVEVRELKEPYKITIKEIK, from the coding sequence ATGACAGATAAAGATATTATTTTAACAGCTGAAGGGCTACAAGAATTAAAAGACGAATTAGCACATTTAATTAACAATGTTCGTCCACAAGTTATTGAAGAACTTGTTGAAGCTCGTGCACAAGGGGATCTATCAGAAAATGCTGATTATGATGCTGCAAGAAATAGACAGGCAGAAGTTGAAGCTAGAATTAAAGAAGTTGAAGCTATGCTTTCTAAAGCAAAAATCATTGAGGACACTAACTCAAAAAATAAAGAAGTAAAAATCGGAAGCCAAGTTACATTTACAAGTCAAAAAACTAAAAAAGATATGACTGTAAAAATTGTTGGTGCCATTGAAGCTGACCCATTTGAAAACAAAATCTCAAACGAATCACCATTAGCAAAAGCTATGATGGGAAAAGTTGTAGGAGATTCAGTTGAAGTTAGAGAACTTAAAGAACCTTACAAAATAACAATTAAAGAAATTAAATAA
- the rsmI gene encoding 16S rRNA (cytidine(1402)-2'-O)-methyltransferase, whose translation MLKIQSTFKNDLPTIYLVGTPIGNLDDISKRVIETFEKADVIYCEDTRVSFKLFEKLKLNKKLKALHKFNEYSISESFIEDINKYKNIAVISDAGVPCISDPGAIVIKQVLESNVEVNITSVNCGPAYVHAIASSGFVARRNLFLGFLDKKNIEKDIKKIMGEQKNEEVIITFYESVHRIQATLNQLSLIIDKDTKVVLARELTKLNEEYLRGSISEICDYINEDKLTLKGEFCVVIDSEFKTEKGSQIDMLKIISEVEELIKENISKKDAIKTISKKYNVNKNELTKHFYK comes from the coding sequence ATGTTAAAAATTCAAAGTACTTTCAAAAATGATTTACCAACAATTTATTTAGTTGGAACTCCAATAGGAAATCTAGATGATATCTCAAAAAGAGTAATAGAAACATTTGAAAAAGCAGATGTAATTTATTGTGAAGACACTAGAGTTAGTTTTAAACTATTTGAAAAACTGAAATTAAATAAAAAACTAAAAGCACTACATAAGTTTAACGAATACTCAATAAGTGAAAGTTTTATTGAAGATATAAATAAATATAAAAATATAGCTGTAATAAGTGATGCTGGGGTTCCTTGTATTAGTGATCCGGGAGCAATTGTTATAAAACAGGTTTTAGAATCAAATGTTGAAGTTAACATAACTTCAGTTAACTGCGGACCTGCATATGTTCATGCAATAGCGTCTTCTGGTTTTGTTGCTAGAAGAAATCTATTTTTAGGATTCTTAGATAAGAAAAATATTGAAAAAGATATCAAAAAGATAATGGGTGAACAAAAAAATGAAGAAGTTATAATAACTTTTTATGAATCTGTTCATAGAATTCAAGCAACTTTAAATCAGTTATCACTAATAATTGATAAAGATACTAAAGTTGTTTTAGCAAGAGAGCTTACAAAGTTAAACGAAGAATATCTAAGGGGAAGCATCTCTGAAATATGTGATTATATAAATGAAGACAAATTAACTTTAAAAGGTGAGTTTTGTGTTGTTATTGATTCTGAATTCAAAACAGAAAAAGGATCACAAATTGATATGTTAAAAATAATATCAGAAGTTGAAGAATTAATTAAAGAAAATATAAGTAAAAAAGACGCTATTAAAACTATCTCTAAAAAATATAATGTTAATAAAAATGAATTAACAAAACATTTTTATAAATAA
- a CDS encoding ribosomal-processing cysteine protease Prp, translated as MVKAKIVEKNNKINSFVINGHANTGEYGQDLVCAAITGIVTGALNALDIKFNKNVKINVAENEIKIEVTKEDDLLNHLLDFMIIQLETIRIQYPKNFKIERMI; from the coding sequence ATGGTAAAAGCTAAGATTGTTGAAAAAAACAATAAAATAAATTCATTTGTAATAAATGGACATGCAAATACTGGTGAATATGGCCAAGATCTTGTATGTGCTGCAATTACTGGAATAGTTACTGGAGCATTAAATGCATTAGATATTAAGTTTAATAAAAATGTAAAAATAAATGTTGCAGAAAACGAAATAAAAATAGAGGTCACTAAAGAAGATGATTTACTAAATCATTTGTTAGACTTTATGATTATTCAGTTAGAAACTATTAGGATACAATATCCAAAGAATTTTAAAATAGAAAGGATGATTTAA
- the rpmA gene encoding 50S ribosomal protein L27 — protein sequence MRFLLGLQYFASKKGVGSTKNGRDSESKRLGAKKADGQFANAGSIIFRQRGTKIHPGANVGRGGDDTLFALVSGIVKYQRFGKNRTRAVVIPQESK from the coding sequence ATGCGTTTCTTATTAGGATTACAATATTTTGCTTCTAAAAAAGGGGTTGGGTCAACTAAAAACGGACGTGACTCAGAATCTAAACGTTTAGGAGCTAAAAAAGCAGATGGGCAATTCGCTAATGCTGGTTCAATTATTTTCAGACAAAGAGGAACAAAAATCCATCCAGGTGCAAATGTTGGACGTGGTGGAGATGATACATTATTCGCTTTAGTATCAGGTATCGTTAAATACCAAAGATTTGGTAAAAACAGAACTAGAGCTGTAGTTATTCCACAAGAATCTAAATAA
- a CDS encoding J domain-containing protein: protein MLLILMGSLSFITIIFLTFSILKKLKNSDKQNDNKHIKKDLEKFKIIFQNQSNKKVYINELKILENFNKFPFMSEFREIYKQYPSDSLISSLKHTQESFYQYWANKEFDFFIIFEKLSKQNLVIFSSESLIKVYNQFSFEIFNIYTSTFIQEVIPSIIAKYENKSYKLLDSNRINDFIDEEFMKFCSEIDKIIVAIETQLLFGSEGSNNSSNGEFIDRSNDEKLTNAYKVLEVSPFDSDEKIRKSYLKLAKTYHPDKNKKEFAKQKMAEINDAYDVVLKERKKD from the coding sequence ATGTTACTAATATTAATGGGAAGTTTATCTTTTATAACTATTATTTTTTTAACTTTTTCTATATTAAAAAAACTTAAAAATAGTGATAAACAAAATGATAACAAACATATTAAAAAAGATTTAGAAAAATTTAAGATTATATTTCAAAATCAATCAAATAAAAAGGTTTATATAAATGAACTAAAAATACTTGAAAATTTTAATAAATTCCCTTTTATGAGTGAATTTAGAGAAATATATAAACAATATCCAAGTGATAGTTTAATATCTTCTTTAAAACATACACAAGAAAGTTTTTATCAATATTGAGCAAATAAGGAATTTGATTTCTTTATAATTTTCGAGAAGTTATCTAAGCAAAATTTGGTTATTTTTTCATCAGAAAGTTTAATAAAGGTATATAACCAATTTTCTTTTGAAATATTTAATATATATACAAGTACTTTTATTCAAGAGGTTATACCCTCTATAATAGCTAAATACGAAAATAAAAGTTATAAATTATTAGATTCAAATAGAATAAATGATTTTATAGATGAAGAATTTATGAAATTCTGTTCTGAAATAGATAAAATTATTGTAGCTATAGAAACTCAACTTTTATTTGGATCAGAAGGCTCAAATAATTCTTCGAATGGCGAATTCATTGACAGATCAAATGATGAAAAATTAACAAATGCTTATAAAGTGCTTGAAGTTTCTCCTTTTGATTCGGATGAAAAAATAAGAAAATCATACTTAAAGTTAGCTAAAACTTATCATCCAGATAAAAATAAAAAAGAGTTTGCAAAACAAAAAATGGCAGAAATAAATGATGCCTATGATGTTGTTTTGAAGGAAAGAAAGAAAGATTAA
- a CDS encoding Sapep family Mn(2+)-dependent dipeptidase, translated as MNVEKEILLGQYFDQALEEIKKIVAMPSYRRDLTYGAPVNEDTKNVLNHCIDLFKGFGFETFIAPDYRYGYADYGTGEKLFGIICHLDVVPAGNIDEWETNPFEPVIKDGKLIGRGTFDDKGPTMMNIFAFKYLIDHGFKPDYKIRFIFGTSEETNWECMEAYVKNEQLCDLGYVPDGHFPVVYAEKWIADVDLIGNFESEFELSGGEVYNAVNDLVKYKGPKQQEIASWLKDNGIDSYESEGYLFVKGISAHGSLPFKGVSASTWLLKAIDANGLKHPLAQFVAQYGHLNFDMKEIFGDISDETGDLTACNGIVNVSKNDFRFTINFRIPCTRDPKKDVVEVLENFVKDKGLEMKLGSIEDRVYFPKDSDVVKNIMEVYKEVTGDLNAEPIAIGGGTFAKSMPNMIAFGAEFDLNDSTMHAYNEYVKIDDLKKMMEIYAKSLVKLTKLK; from the coding sequence ATGAATGTAGAAAAAGAAATATTACTTGGTCAATATTTTGATCAAGCTTTAGAAGAAATAAAAAAAATTGTTGCAATGCCATCATATAGAAGAGATTTAACTTATGGAGCTCCAGTTAATGAAGACACAAAAAATGTTTTAAATCATTGTATAGACTTATTCAAAGGTTTTGGTTTTGAAACATTTATCGCTCCAGATTATAGATATGGATATGCTGATTATGGTACAGGTGAAAAATTATTCGGAATTATTTGTCATTTAGATGTTGTTCCTGCTGGAAACATAGATGAATGAGAAACTAATCCTTTTGAACCTGTTATAAAAGATGGAAAATTAATTGGTAGAGGAACTTTTGATGATAAAGGACCTACTATGATGAATATTTTCGCATTTAAATATTTAATAGATCATGGATTTAAACCAGATTACAAAATTAGATTTATATTTGGTACAAGTGAAGAAACAAATTGAGAATGTATGGAAGCATATGTTAAAAATGAACAATTATGTGATTTAGGATATGTTCCAGATGGACATTTCCCTGTTGTATATGCAGAAAAATGAATTGCAGATGTTGATTTAATTGGTAACTTTGAATCAGAATTTGAACTAAGTGGTGGAGAAGTTTACAACGCTGTAAATGACTTAGTTAAATATAAAGGTCCTAAACAACAAGAAATAGCTTCATGATTAAAAGACAATGGAATTGACTCATATGAAAGTGAAGGATACTTATTTGTTAAAGGTATTTCAGCTCATGGTAGTTTACCATTTAAAGGAGTATCTGCTTCTACTTGATTATTAAAAGCAATAGATGCAAATGGTTTAAAACACCCATTAGCTCAATTTGTAGCTCAATATGGTCACTTAAACTTTGATATGAAAGAAATCTTTGGAGATATTTCAGATGAAACTGGAGATTTAACAGCATGTAATGGTATTGTTAATGTTTCTAAAAATGACTTTAGATTCACAATAAACTTTAGAATTCCTTGCACAAGAGATCCTAAAAAAGATGTTGTTGAAGTTTTAGAAAACTTTGTTAAAGACAAAGGTTTGGAAATGAAACTTGGTTCTATTGAAGATAGAGTTTACTTCCCTAAAGACAGTGATGTAGTTAAAAACATTATGGAAGTATATAAAGAAGTTACTGGGGATTTAAATGCTGAACCAATTGCTATTGGTGGAGGAACATTTGCTAAATCAATGCCAAACATGATTGCGTTTGGGGCTGAATTTGACTTAAATGATTCAACAATGCATGCTTACAATGAATATGTAAAAATAGATGACTTGAAAAAAATGATGGAAATCTATGCAAAATCACTTGTTAAATTAACAAAATTAAAATAA